The region ACGCTCGACGAGTTGTGGCGGTCGTACAAGGCGACGGGGGACGAGCGGCTGCGCGAGCAGTTGATCCTGCACTACTCGCCGCTGGTGAAGTACGTCGCCGGGCGGGTGAGCGTGGGTCTGCCGGCCAATGTGGAGCAGGCCGACTTCGTCTCGTCGGGGGTGTTCGGGCTGATCGACGCGATCGAGAAGTTCGACATCGAGCGGGAGATCAAGTTCGAAACATACGCGATCACGCGGATCCGGGGCGCGATGATCGACGAGTTGCGGGCGCTGGACTGGATCCCCCGGTCGGTGCGGCAGAAGGCGCGCAATGTGGAGCGTGCGTACGCGACGCTCGAGGCTCGGCTGCGGCGCACGCCGTCGGAGGGTGAGGTGGCCTCCGAGATGGGGATCGGGGTGGAGGAACTCCACGCGGTCTTCAGCCAGTTGTCGCTGGCCAACGTGGTGGCGCTGGAGGAGTTGCTGCACGTCGGCGGCGAGGGCGGTGGCCGGCTGAGTCTGATGGACACGCTGGAGGACACCGCGGCGGACAATCCGGTGGAGGTCGCCGAGGACCGGGAGCTGCGGAGGTTTCTGGCACGGGCGATCAACACGCTGCCGGAGCGGGAGAAGACCGTGGTCACGCTCTACTACTACGAGGGCCTGACGCTCGCGGAGATCGGGAACGTGCTGGGAGTGACGGAGAGCCGGGTGAGCCAGATCCACACCAAGTCGGTGCTGCAGTTGCGCGCCAAGCTGGCGAGTTTCGGGCGCTGACCTCGAGCGGGGCAAGCTGCTGAATCGTCCCTGCCCGGTCACTCCCCCTCGCTGGCGCGTTCCCATCGGGTGGTGGGAGTGACTGCCGTCCGGGGCGGTCCGTCCGTAAAGTGGAGGGCGTGCCAAGGATTCGAGCGGCCTCCGTGGCCGAGCACCGGTCGATGCAGCGAGCCGCCCTGCTGGATGCGGCCCGATCCCTGCTGTCCGAGGGCGGGACGGAGGCGCTGACCTTCCCGGCCCTCGCCGAGCGCACGGGGCTCGCGCGGTCCTCCGTGTACGA is a window of Streptomyces sp. NBC_00271 DNA encoding:
- the whiG gene encoding RNA polymerase sigma factor WhiG translates to MPQHTSGSDRAAIPPAARDGGSVRPPAPSTLDELWRSYKATGDERLREQLILHYSPLVKYVAGRVSVGLPANVEQADFVSSGVFGLIDAIEKFDIEREIKFETYAITRIRGAMIDELRALDWIPRSVRQKARNVERAYATLEARLRRTPSEGEVASEMGIGVEELHAVFSQLSLANVVALEELLHVGGEGGGRLSLMDTLEDTAADNPVEVAEDRELRRFLARAINTLPEREKTVVTLYYYEGLTLAEIGNVLGVTESRVSQIHTKSVLQLRAKLASFGR